The following coding sequences are from one Musa acuminata AAA Group cultivar baxijiao chromosome BXJ2-4, Cavendish_Baxijiao_AAA, whole genome shotgun sequence window:
- the LOC103974269 gene encoding transcription factor BHLH3-like, which translates to MELDEHGFLEELLALRRDDWDSDSFPAGMGEFFFPCDGGLDCFQQISPHALAPLSFPPAFDVTVEPNFDGLSDVCCPIAGPYSAPAPEIQSSSLDDGELGLARKVEPAMFRLDGCVERKKKKKKKLEGMPSKNLMAERRRRKRLNDRLSMLRSVVPKISKMDRTSILGDTIDYMKELMERVKRLQQEMDVGPEQPNLLSTNEILARKSPKFDVERRDSDTRIEICCAAKPGLLLSTVNTLEALGLEIQQCVVSCFSDFGLQASCSEGIDRWAVVGAEDIKQALLRNAGYGGRCL; encoded by the exons ATGGAGCTCGATGAGCATGGCTTCCTGGAGGAGCTGCTCGCCCTGAGAAGAGACGATTGGGACTCTGACTCGTTTCCAGCTGGAATGGGCGAGTTCTTCTTCCCCTGCGACGGCGGCTTGGACTGCTTCCAGCAGATCAGCCCACACGCGTTGGCTCCCCTGAGCTTTCCGCCGGCTTTCGACGTGACCGTGGAGCCTAATTTCGACGGTTTGAGTGACGTATGCTGTCCGATCGCCGGCCCGTACTCGGCGCCGGCACCGGAGATCCAGTCTTCCTCGCTAGATGACGGCGAGCTTGGCCTCGCTCGCAAGGTGGAGCCGGCGATGTTTCGGTTGGATGGCTGTGtggagaggaaaaagaagaagaagaagaagctcgaGGGGATGCCTTCCAAGAACTTAATGGCGGAGCGGCGGAGAAGGAAGAGACTCAACGACCGGCTCTCCATGCTGCGGTCCGTCGTCCCTAAGATTAGCAAG ATGGACAGAACATCCATTCTGGGCGACACCATCGACTACATGAAGGAGCTCATGGAGAGGGTCAAACGCCTGCAGCAGGAGATGGACGTCGGCCCAGAACAGCCGAATCTACTGAGCACCAACGAGATCTTAGCGAGGAAGTCCCCCAAG TTCGACGTGGAGAGAAGAGATAGCGACACACGGATCGAGATCTGCTGCGCGGCAAAGCCAGGCCTGCTGCTGTCGACGGTGAACACACTGGAGGCCTTGGGGCTTGAGATCCAACAATGTGTCGTGAGTTGCTTCAGTGACTTCGGATTGCAGGCTTCTTGCTCTGAG GGCATAGATCGGTGGGCGGTCGTCGGCGCCGAGGACATCAAGCAAGCGCTCTTGAGGAATGCAGGCTATGGTGGGAGGTGTCTATAG